The Psilocybe cubensis strain MGC-MH-2018 chromosome 7, whole genome shotgun sequence genome has a window encoding:
- a CDS encoding Pantothenate synthetase, with the protein MTSKATESLPVSSIPIFTTVADYRAWRNKAFADGKTVGFVPTMGALHDGHLSLVRESLAHNDLTVVSIFVNPAQFAPHEDLATYPRTLPRDLELLEAEKVPSAASPSEVHTPSAVFVPTVSEMYPSGIVQNVAEQKGTFIEVKGYGHQMEGVSRPTFFRGVATVVTKLFNVVQPTNAYFGQKDIQQALLLKRLVRDLLLSHPEPSNLHIIPTTRDSTTGLALSSRNAYLSTDGYKVAPTLRQALQAAEAAWNAGHSKKKCIEAAIAVVESRKAQAQTEGLDVTMKLDYLEMNNAHTFDILDHQLSKKDVDLVILSGALNVDKTRLIDNILLGDTQQVLG; encoded by the exons ATGACATCGAAAGCGACAGAATCTCTGCCTGTATCATCCATCCCTATCTTTACGACGGTAGCGGACTATCGGGCATGGAGAAACAAGGCATTTGCAGATGGAAAGACGGTCGGATTCGTGCCCACGATGGGTGCACTTCATGATGGCCATCTATCTCTTG TGAGAGAGTCTCTAGCCCACAACGATCTGACTGTTGTGTCGATCTTCGTAAACCCTGCACAATTTGCTCCCCATGAAGATCTGGCAACATATCCTCGTACTTTACCCAGAGATCTAGAGCTCTTGGAAGCAGAAAAAGTACCAAGCGCTGCTTCTCCTTCAGAGGTGCATACACCCTCTGCCGTGTTTGTGCCAACGGTATCGGAGATGTATCCCTCTGGTATTGTCCAAAATGTTGCAGAGCAAAAGGGCACCTTCATCGAAGTTAAAGGATATGGTCACCAGATGGAAGGCGTCAGCAGGCCTACTTTTTTCCGAGGGGTCGCTACAGTGGTCACAAAATTGTTCAATGTGGTTCAG CCCACGAATGCGTACTTTGGACAAAAAGATATCCAGCAAGCTTTGCTTCTGAAAAGGCTAGTTCGGGATCTACTCCTTTCACACCCGGAGCCGTCCAACCTTCATATTATACCCACCACACGCGACTCGACAACTGGATTGGCACTTTCATCGAGGAATGCCTATCTCTCTACCGATGGCTACAAAGTGGCTCCCACTCTTCGTCAGGCATTGCAGGCTGCGGAGGCTGCTTGGAATGCTGGACATTCCAAGAAAAAATGCATCGAGGCTGCCATCGCTGTCGTCGAGAGCCGAAaagcccaagcccaaaccGAAGGACTGGACGTGACCATGAAATTGGACTATCTAGAGATGAACAATGCGCACACCTTTGACATTCTCGACCACCAATTATCAAAGAAGGATGTGGATCTTGTGATATTGAGTGGTGCACTCAACGTCGACAAGACTCGTTTGATCGATAATATCCTCCTTGGCGATACTCAGCAAGTTTTGGGCTAA
- a CDS encoding Vacuolar protein sorting-associated protein 9a, translating into MASSQKPKLDPIGAATDNLPSPLVPDETPIASLATPDIPLSANPWNDSPAESSSVPSPKEKPAIAPLDPSLFEQPIFAGLNDGASTPEPKREVTKEVLSEFDPLASQEEKAAREAWETSESHPPPPPQPRTPTPPVPPLKDLYITSPTSPGPPTADSSGATAITSPSSFPSFAAFAKSFSIPLRNRPLSLDASAKAVPSPSTISSFASQQAAPATQRPDGKAVASGSSTPNRTGSGSASPVPKASDGGFDFQKFLDQMKTKSADPVSKYLRSFLSNFAKRTFTVNDQMKIINDFLVFIAAQMRECDVWRNATETEFENAMEGMEKLVMNRLYDFTFTPQLVHANPPRPITTDDLERDRVLSQRIALFGWLEEKHLDVPEGEGSKGFLMFAEQELLKINHYKAPRDKLICILNCCKVIFGLIRHLHKEEGADSFVPILIFVVLKANPEHLLSNVEFINRFRNPSKLQSEAGYYLSSLMGAVSFIESMDHTSLSCITQEEFEKNVEEAIQALPPSEPQSPEVPFAEAKMRGLNTLPASPHAGEESAQPLAISTPTQTLSEDAKRLLQKTQVTISKPLNAIGRIFTEALDGAENKLSYLPGPFAPFELGREGRTDGPSGSGAPPVPQWSHPNSWQDGPHSAQTPHTPYGDAPYSAAIQTPYKPRVRRMPSSPGNSPGYGPEETPSRMGPYTHHQLAMGPSQPVYQQQALQIPRVQSLADEGAHISRTPTPALDFAGVQAQIDTATENAAAASRDTLRQIFPAVDVEVVEWVLEANEGDLGKSIEQLLDIGGGA; encoded by the exons ATGGCCTCTTCCCAGAAACCAAAGCTCGATCCTATCGGTGCTGCCACTGACAATCTTCCTTCACCGTTGGTTCCCGATGAAACCCCAATTGCATCATTGGCAACACCCGATATCCCTCTATCCGCCAATCCATGGAACGATTCGCCTGCAGAGTCAAGTAGCGTTCCTAGTCCAAAGGAGAAGCCTGCTATTGCGCCCTTGGATCCATCACTTTTCGAGCAACCGATATTTGCTGGTCTCAACGATGGCGCTTCAACTCCGGAGCCCAAGCGCGAGGTGACCAAGGAAGTTTTGAGCGAATTCGACCCACTGGCTAGCCAGGAGGAGAAAGCAGCCAGAGAAGCATGGGAAACTTCAGAGAGTcacccaccaccgcctccacAGCCACGCACACCAACGCCTCCTGTACCACCACTGAAAGATCTATATATTACGTCGCCTACATCACCAGGTCCTCCTACTGCTGACTCTTCCGGAGCAACTGCTAtcacttctccttcttccttTCCATCATTCGCCGCTTTTGCTAAATCGTTTTCAATACCTCTCCGCAACCGTCCACTGTCCCTTGACGCTTCAGCGAAAGCCGTACCGTCACCCTCTACCATTTCGTCATTTGCATCTCAGCAGGCTGCCCCGGCAACACAGAGACCGGATGGAAAGGCAGTTGCATCTGGatcttcaacaccaaaccGAACTGGAAGTGGTTCAGCATCACCTGTACCCAAGGCAAGCGATGGGGGATTTGATTTCCAGAAGTTCTTGGATCAAATGAAGACCAAAAGCGCAGATCCAGTGTCCAAGTATCTACGATC ATTTTTAAGCAACTTTGCCAAACGGACGTTTACTGTGAATGACCAAATGAAAATAATCAACGATTTCCTTGTC TTCATCGCTGCTCAAATGAGGGAGTGTGATGTTTGGAGGAATGCTACTGAAACTGAATTCGAGAACGCCATGGAAGGCATGGAGAAACTCGTCATGAACCGGTTATATGATTT CACATTCACTCCGCAATTGGTTCATGCCAACCCTCCTCGACCAATAACAACTGATGATCTGGAACGCGATCGAGTGCTATCGCAACGTATAGCGCTTTTTGGCTGGCTAGAAGAAAAGCATCTAGATGTCCCAGAAGGGGAAGGCAGCAAAGGTTTCCTCATGTTTGCAGAGCAAG AACTCCTGAAGATCAATCATTACAAGGCGCCTCGAGATAAATTGATTTGCATCTTGAACTGCTGCAAGGTAATCTTTG GTTTGATCAGACATTTGCATAAGGAAGAAGGAGCAGATTCGTTCGTGCCGATTCTTATATTCGTGGTCTTGAAAGCAAACCCGGAACATCTGCTATCGAACGTCGA ATTCATCAACCGCTTCCGGAATCCATCTAAACTACAAAGCGAAGCAGGATATTATCTCTCGAGTCTT ATGGGCGCAGTGTCGTTCATTGAGTCCATGGATCATACTTCATTGTCATGCATCACCCAAGAAGAGTTTGAAAA AAATGTCGAGGAAGCTATCCAAGCGTTGCCACCTTCTGAACCTCAATCACCCGAGGTGCCGTTTGCAGAGGCTAAAATGCGGGGCCTAAATACGCTACCAGCATCACCTCATGCAGGAGAAGAATCAGCGCAACCATTAGCCATTTCTACACCGACGCAAACCCTTTCCGAAGACGCCAAACGACTACTGCAAAAGACACAGGTGACAATTTCAAAGCCACTCAATGCCATTGGCCGTATCTTCACCGAAGCTTTGGACGGAGCAGAAAACAAGCTTTCTTACTTACCAGGTCCGTTCGCTCCATTTGAACTTGGTCGGGAGGGTCGTACGGATGGGCCGTCTGGGTCAGGGGCACCCCCTGTTCCACAGTGGTCGCATCCCAACTCATGGCAAGATGGCCCTCATTCAGCGCAGACACCACATACACCATATGGCGATGCGCCATATAGTGCAGCGATACAAACCCCTTATAAACCCAGAGTGAGAAGAATGCCATCTTCCCCCGGAAATTCGCCAGGGTATGGCCCGGAAGAAACACCGTCGAGGATGGGCCCGTATACGCACCACCAGCTGGCAATGGGCCCCTCACAGCCTGTGTATCAACAACAGGCTCTGCAAATACCGCGAGTACAGTCGTTAGCTGACGAGGGAGCGCATATCTCACGGACCCCGACGCCAGCGTTGGACTTTGCGGGTGTGCAGGCACAGATTGATACGGCGACCGAGAACGCGGCTGCTGCTTCTCGCGACACACTGCGGCAGATTTTCCCAGCTGTCGACGTAGAAGTAGTGGAGTGGGTGTTGGAGGCCAATGAAGGAGACCTTGGGAAGAGTATAGAACAACTCTTAGATATCGGTGGTGGGGCGTAA
- a CDS encoding tRNAse Z TRZ4, mitochondrial: MNWSSSVLTSVSSDTEPCIIVTFDNAKYIFNTSENTTRAFLQTGRNWKRTRALFYTQARIEKVGGFPGLLMTFADATIENLNVFAPPGFNHILASMRFYTYRDTINIKSTELPWVQTAPSSSPKPCYTDDNLKVYSIPVLPEDSASSSEKTRSVITSESTDLMDCETSSDASGKRKREPSPDFPHKKHHVEDTKRNAPGKILYSDALWKAMQKEGFKPEFLTGELADEYRSAIIRSMFPNTRPNSLKTEKKPKPQQGKKKDSKDANVVSVSPQEEEKVDIDDYKRSTKISPPPGFRLQLPNPESNLRSSTNPPAMSYILVGPQYRGKFNAQRALELGIPNGKLRSQLAQGQTVTFEVKEEEETIIKTVRPEEVLGVAEKTAAIVILDVPSVAHISSLISSFQESDFYQKFWAKDPAVFETTEREYNMRVVYHMCGPGVLEDKRYKAFMHGFGPIAHHIIGSREHCADPVTFTSAAHSHLRLKALDEKIFHIPKYNLTPKKPLSEVSGLPPNVIEMKSTLKINMRPWTPPEPDPEVVKRDKFHPIVTGTLPLEFSLALKESIKEVKQSIAQVEAQKDKSMSGEPGANVGVITLGTGGSLPSKYRNVLSTLITVPKYGNILLDAGEGTWGQMVRNFGLEDSTYNVWQALRDLKCIFISHMHADHHIGLANILAKRKLLDPPPDQPLYVVTIRGVHMYLREMNAVQDIGLDDPSGNGVVPVLSESVHYNSRNGYTGQGIWHIGGDEPWLDYTTSVKNGKRMRASLGLESFQTVDVFHRCRCFGVVFRHTDGWSIAFSADTAPSESLCRRARKVTVLIHEATMADEEAELAKKKNHSTIGQAIAEGKKLDLRMDAKNIVLTHFSARYPKMPPYLTKNTPTPSNFAMQNAIVPTFDHVNLTIGDMWKMQFYMPSVNHNFSDTFDQDEDDDVATPTGNVSLG; the protein is encoded by the exons ATGAACTGGTCTTCTTCTGTGCTCACTTCAGTCTCTTCTGACACCGAACCGTGTATCATCGTCACGTTTGATAATGCAAAGTACATATTCAATACTAGCGAAAATACGACCCGCGCCTTTCTCCAGACTGGTCGGAACTGGAAGCGGACGCGTGCGTTATTCTATACACAGGCTAGAATAGAGAAGGTGGGCGGATTTCCAG GTTTGCTTATGACCTTTGCCGATGCTACGATCGAGAACCTCAATGTGTTTGCACCACCCGGTTTCAACCATATATTGGCTAGTATGCGGTTCTATACCTACAG AGacaccatcaacatcaagTCTACTGAACTCCCCTGGGTACAAACGgcaccctcttcttctccaaagcCATGTTATACAGATGACAATCTGAAAGTTTACtccattcctgtccttccTGAAGACTCGGCGAGTTCATCTGAGAAAACTCGATCAGTGATCACTTCGGAATCCACAGACTTGATGGACTGTGAGACTTCCTCAGACGCGTCAGGAAAAAGGAAACGCGAACCGTCGCCTGACTTTCCTCACAAGAAACATCACGTTGAAGACACAAAGCGAAACGCGCCAGGAAAAATTCTGTACTCCGATGCTTTATGGAAGGCGATGCAAAAGGAAGGGTTCAAACCAGAATTTCTGACCGGAGAGCTGGCGGATGAATATCGTTCTGCAATCATTCGTAGCATGTTTCCCAATACGCGACCGAATTCACTAAAGACGGAGAAGAAACCCAAACCTCAGCAgggcaaaaagaaagattcAAAGGACGCCAATG TTGTTAGTGTTTCGCCtcaggaagaggagaaggtCGAT ATAGATGATTACAAGCGGTCCACCAAGATTTCTCCGCCGCCTGGGTTCAGGTTACAACTTCCCAATCCTGAATCTAACTTACGATCATCTACTAACCCTCCTGCAATGTCCTATATACTTGTCGGCCCTCAATATCGTGGCAAATTCAACGCCCAACGGGCCTTGGAATTAGGCATTCCCAATGGGAAGCTAAGAAGTCAGCTAGCTCAGGGACAGACAGTTACGTTCGAAgtcaaggaagaagaggaaactATTATCAAAACTGTGAGACCTGAAGAGGTTCTCGGTGTTGCAGAAAAAACAGCG GCGATAGTCATCCTGGATGTGCCTTCGGTCGCCCATATATCCTCTCTGATATCTTCTTTCCAGGAATCCGACTTCTACCAGAAATTTTGGGCCAAAGATCCAGCAGTGTTCGAGACAACAGAGAGGGAATATAACATGCGCGTGGTGTATCACATGTGTGGACCGGGTGTCCTTGAAGACAAGCGATATAAAGCTTTCATGCACGGTTTCGGACCAATAGCTCAT CATATCATTGGTTCGAGGGAGCATTGCGCTGATCCAGTGACATTTACCAGTGCTGCCCACAGCCATTTACGTCTGAAAGCACTCGACGAAAAGATATTCCATATacccaaatacaacttgacCCCGAAAAAGCCACTCTCAG AGGTATCTGGCCTTCCGCCGAACGTGATTGAAATGAAATCTACCCTTAAAATCAACATGAGGCCATGGACACCTCCTGAGCCCGACCCCGAGGTCGTGAAAAGAGACAAGTTCCATCCTATAGTAACAGGCACCCTTCCACTAGAATTTTCGCTTGCTTTGAAGGAATCCATCAAAGAGGTGAAGCAAAGTATTGCCCAGGTTGAAGCGCAAAAGGACAAGAGTATGAGTGGAGAACCCGGTGCCAATGTGGGTGTCATTACGCTGGGCACAGGTGGGTCGTTGCCTAGTAAATACCGCAATG TATTGTCAACTCTCATCACTGTACCTAAGTATGGAAACATTCTACTTGATGCTGGAGAAGGTACTTGGGGACAAATGGTTCGAAACTTCGGACTCGAGGACTCGACTTACAACGTCTGGCAAGCTCTGCGTGACCTCAAATGCATATTCATCAGCCACATGCACGCGGACCATCATATTGGTCTGGCGAACATCCTCGCGAAAAGAAAGCTT CTTGATCCACCACCTGACCAGCCACTCTACGTTGTTACCATTCGTGGGGTACATATGTATCTTCGTGAAATGAACGCGGTACAAGACATCGGACTGGACGATCCATCCGGGAACGGCGTCGTTCCAGTATTGAGCGAAAGCGTGCACTACAACTCTCGAAATGGGTACACCGGGCAAGGGATATGGCATATTGGAGGCGACGAGCCATGGCTGGACTATACAAC GTCCGTGAAGAACGGAAAGAGAATGCGAGCCTCGCTTGGATTGGAATCCTTCCAAACGGTAGATGTGTTCCATCGGTGCAGATGTTTTGGCGTTGTCTTCCGCCACACAGATGGTTGGAGCATTGC GTTTTCTGCTGATACTGCCCCTTCAGAAAGTTTATGTCGCCGTGCTCGCAAAGTGACTGTGTTGATTCACGAAGCAACAATGGCAGATGAAGAAGCTGAGTTGGCCAAGAAGAAAAACCACAGCACCATTGGACAAGCTATCGCGGAAGGGAAAAA GCTCGATCTTAGGATGGATGCAAAAAACATTGTCTTAACCCACTTCTCCGCCCGATATCCCAAGATGCCACCGTATCTCACTAAAAATACACCGACGCCGTCAAACTTCGCCATGCAGAACGCAATTGTCCCTACCTTTGACCATGTCAACCTGACCATCGGTGATATGTGGAAAATGCAGTTTTATATGCCCTCTGTGAACCACAACTTCAGCGATACATTTGATCaggatgaggacgacgacgtcGCAACACCAACGGGAAATGTGTCTCTTGGTTAA
- a CDS encoding Protein YTP1 — translation MSYILRIAFTSCLLAYVVAHEHHDELSEEEANAPVDNILWIHMFLQAFVWGIMFPIGMVLGITRSRWHVPLQSAGYVLTAGGYLLGHSHKGQCLAHYIMGSGFIAYAVIMTIIMLVGEQWVRRSGRSPEFFDSSVITLWGIGEDPYKQTSLHAHVSRQSTHSLNIMGEPGQSKTCSTRWTGGILGIYLSRNNRRNVVPAVIIFLTGWAMSEHAQALMLSTKVHAMFGSALMLAGVTRIVEVCYFVPTYAGEGAEDDAHSEHTLADGVNTRTSSTSRTVAARSFQYLTPFLLTTAGLLFMSATDEELDYVHDNQMDHVTYILIVISFAFLLYTFIVFLVNMYSTTGRNVSNVSLNTVDESSIEMVTPGGRSKWYSRVPVRGNGAQTHVLGDDDEDEDFMAPQMARR, via the exons ATGTCCTATATTTTGCGTATCGCATTCACTTCATGCCTCTTGGCGTATGTTGTTGCCCACGAACATCACGATGAGCTCTCGGAGGAGGAAGCAAACGCGCCGGTCGATAACATCTTATGGATACACATGTTTCTGCAGGCATTTGTATGGGGCATCATGTTTCCTATCGGTATGGTTCTGGGTATCACAAGGAGCAGGTGGCATGTACCGCTGCAA TCTGCTGGATATGTGTTGACAGCTGGAGGATACCTCCTTGGCCACTCACACAAAG GACAATGCCTTGCGCACTACATTATGGGCAGTGGGTTCATTGCATACGCTGTCATCATGACAATCATCATGCTTGTTGGTGAACAATGGGTTCGTCGAAGTGGAAGGAGTCCGGAATTCTTTGATTCCTCTGTCATTACCCTATGG GGAATTGGTGAGGATCCATATAAACAAACTTCGCTGCACGCTCATGTTTCTCGCCAGTCAACACATTCACTGAACATCATGGGGGAGCCTGGTCAGTCAAAGACATGCAGCACAC GGTGGACTGGCGGCATTCTTGGAATTTACCTGTCGAGAAACAATCGA CGCAACGTTGTACCAGCGGTGAT TATCTTCTTGACTGGTTGGGCCATGTCCGAGCACGCACAAGCACTCATGCTTTCCACCAAA GTTCATGCTATGTTTGGAAGTGCTCTCATGCTTGCTGGTGTTACGCGAATAGTTGAAGTTTGCTACTTTGTCCCTACTTATGCAGGAGAGGGTGCAGAGGATGATGCCCACAGCGAACATACTTTGGCCGACGGTGTTAACACGAGGACATCTTCGACGAGTAGAACAGTCGCCGCTCGGTCGTTCCAGTATCTCACCCCTTTC CTTTTAACTACTGCTGG GCTTCTGTTCATGTCTGCGACAGACGAAGAGCTCGACTACGTACATGATAATCAAATGGATCATGTCACATACATCCTCATTGTCATAAG CTTTGCTTTCCTGCTCTACACATTCATCGTTTTCCTCGTCAATATGTATTCCACGACAGGCCGCAACGTCTCCAATGTATCCCTGAATACTGTTGACGAATCGAGTATTGAGATGGTTACGCCGGGTGGGCGCTCAAAATGGTACAGTAGGGTACCTGTGCGAGGAAACGGCGCCCAGACGCATGTACtgggagatgatgatgaggatgaggatttTATGGCGCCACAGATGGCTCGAAGATGA
- a CDS encoding Protein FMP52, mitochondrial translates to MAGKFKPLLNLAYFQQTSSQTALIIGATGQTGRHLLQNLLASPHFSHVGEYGRRVTPTEEITTGKDKLEQKTIDFEKISESGLKQKNWDVVFITLGTTRANAGSAEAFEKIDREYVLAAAKEARSSDPSASQRLVYLSSGGANSSSPFLYPKSKGLTEEGLASLGYSDTIIFRPGFLAGTNRSDHRLAESVFGKITGVLSYVTSAVEINIRTLGKAMAEAGRLGSASLPPAVHAAQAGKDGAKFTVINNAGAIKLAELTK, encoded by the exons ATGGCAGGCAAGTTCAAACCTCTCCTCAACCTTGCATATTTTCAACAAACTT CATCTCAAACTGCACTCATTATCGGAGCCACAGGCCAAACAGGTCGCCACCTGCTTCAAAATCTGCTCGCCTCACCGCACTTCAGCCATGTCGGCGAGTATGGCCGCAGAGTGACTCCCACAGAGGAGATAACGACTGGGAAAGACAAGCTCGAGCAAAAGACCATTGATTTTGAGAAGATCTCGGAGTCAGGGTTGAAGCAGAAAAACTGGGATGTGGTGTTCATCAC TCTTGGGACGACGAGGGCTAATGCAGGGAGCGCAGAGGCTTTTGAGAAGATTGACAGGGA ATATGTTCTCGCTGCTGCTAAAGAAGCTAGGAGCTCAGATCCCTCAGCATCCCAACGACTCGTCTACCTCTCT TCCGGTGGAGCTAATTCCAGTTCCCCTTTCCTCTATCCCAA GAGCAAAGGCTTGACTGAAGAAGGTCTGGCAAGCCTGGGATACTCCGACACAATTATCTTTCGGCCTGGTTTCCTCGCAGGTACAAACCGGTCAGACCACAGACTCGCGGAATCTGTCTTCGG GAAAATCACCGGTGTCTTATCTTACGTGACTTCTGCGGTGGAAATCAAC ATCCGCACGCTCGGGAAGGCGATGGCTGAAGCAGGTCGCCTTGGTTCCGCCTCGCTTCCTCCCGCAGTACACGCCGCACAAGCGGGCAAGGACGGCGCAAAGTTCACTGTCATTAACAACGCTGGAGCTATCAAGCTAGCTGAGCTGACAAAATAA
- a CDS encoding putative transporter (putative transporter C1039.04) has product MDEKNLAMHKVEVDNTAQNASSNSEETSSKHLSRDDSDHVSIDPKAEQKLIRKLDFVLLPLFTLIYACNFIDRTAIGNARIAGLEKDLDMHGFDFNIALTTFYISYIVSEIPSNLALKRFGSIWIAFLVISFGAVAIGSAFVKSFGSLLVTRVLLGFAEGGTLSGLVYILARYYRRHELVLRVGIFFGLSPSLAGAFGGLLASGLLSVSDIGDVQRWRKIFLIEGIITIGFGILLIFFMPADPTVTRLFNDEERELAIARLDADQVVKTGGRKEPTTWKLVLRSFNFNDIPLLSRLRTLTQGFGQLGSVIADMADKRTTSVWTYLPTDAPDFHKGNTLNLITSVISCVITALGGVYILWENRKRDRGERDGRLEGKSQHEIEQLGYLHPEFRYQL; this is encoded by the exons ATGGACGAAAAGAATCTCGCTATGCACAAAGTGGAAGTCGACAACACCGCTCAGAATGCATCGAGTAATTCTGAGGAAACATCGTCGAAGCATCTCTCTAGGGATGACAGTGATCATGTCAGCATCGATCCGAAGGCAGAGCAGAAGCTCATCAGAAAGCTTGACTTTGTACTGTTACCACTTTTTACTTTGATTT ATGCTTGTAACTTCATTGACCG GACTGCCATAG GAAACGCTCGAATTGCAG GACTCGAAAAAGATCTCGACATGCATGGCTTCGATTTCAACATTGCACTGACGACCTTCTACATATCG TACATCGTCTCCGAGATTCCGTCGAATCTTGCACTCAAGCGATTCGGCTCTATTTGGATTGCATTTCTGGTCATTTCTTTTGGCGCCGTGGCAATAGGCTCAGCGTTTGTCAAATCTTTTGGGAGTCTGCTGGTAACGAGAGTGTTGCTTGGATTCGCAGAGGGCGGAACGCTT TCTGGACTTGTATATATACTAGCCAGA TACTATCGTCGTCACGAGCTTGTCCTAAGAGTTGGCATTTTCTTTGGATTATCGCCTTCTCTTGCAGGAGCTT TTGGAGGACTTCTCGCCTCCGGTCTTCTTTCAGTCTCCGATATAGGGGACGTACAACGATGGCGCAAG ATATTTCTTATTGAGG GAATTATAACAATTGGATTTGGGAtcttattgattttttttatGCCAGCCGATCCAACCGTTACCAGACTTTTCAAcgatgaagaaagagaattaGCCATCGCCAGATTAGACGCCGATCAGGTGGTTAAAACAGGGGGACGCAAAGAGCCAACGACATGGAAGTTGGTTTTGCGttctttcaatttcaac GATATTCCATTGCTATCTCGACTAAGAACCCTCACGCAAG GCTTCGGTCAACTAGGATCTGTCATAGC TGACATGGCTGATAAACGAACTACCAGTGTCTGGACGTATCTTCCAACAGACGCACCCGACTTCCACAAAGGAAACACGCTTAACCTGATCACAAGTGTAATCTCCTGCGTTATCACTGCCTTGGGAGGAGTATATATTCTTTGGGAGAACCGGAAACGAGATCGAGGGGAACGAGATGGTCGGTTGGAGGGTAAGAGTCAGcatgaaattgagcagtTGGGATATTTGCACCCAGAATTCCGTTATCAACTTTGA